TCTCCCGGGCGACCAGGCCGAGCAGGACGCCCAGCACCAGGCCGATCAGGACCTGGGTGCCGAAGGACGGCAGCCAACGGCGGCGGGCCGACCGCTTGGCGGGGCCTCCCTCGGAGCGGGGGCTGTCTGTGCTGGCCGGGCTGTCCTGGCTGGCCTGGCTGTCTGGACTGGCTGGGGTGGTGCTCATGCTCTGGTGGCCTTTCACTGGTCTCCCGCACGGACGCCGGCGGGGAGGAACGGGGCGGCGGCGTGACGCGCGCGATCGGCAGCCTCCGGGAGGAGGCGTCCGAGCGGCGCAGCGTCCGGGGTCAGCGACAGGTGGTGCCGTGCAGCAGGCCGAGGTCCACCACGAGGCGCCTGGTCAGCAGGTCGCCGGGGGCGGTGGGGGTCGTCTCGGGGTGCACGAGACCGGGAACAGCGCAGGGGCCTCGGACATTCCCGCCGGCGCATCGGCCGCACTCTGCGTGGGTACGCGCGGGGGGACCGATCGTCGACGGACAGGAGGGGCGCGTGCGGCCTCGGTGGAACAGCGGGCCCGCGGGCCTGGTGCTGGTCAGGCACGGGGAGAGCGAGGGGAACCTCGCCGACCAGCGCGCCCGGAAGGCGGGTGCCGAGCGGCTCGAGCTGGACATCCGCGACGCCGACGTCGAGCTCTCCGCGACCGGACGGGACCAGGCGACCGCCCTCAACCGCTGGCTGAGGGAGCAGGCGGACGACGAGCGGCCCACGCTCGCCGTCAGCTCGCCGTACGCGCGGGCCGCGGAGACCGCCCGCGTGGCCCTGGAGGGCCACGACGTCCCGCTGCTGCTGGACGAGCGGCTGCGCGAGCGCGACCTCGGCGTCCTGGACGGCATGACCGGGAAGGGGATCCGGGCCCGGCACCCGGAGGAGAGCGCGCGGCGCGACAAGCTGGGCAAGTTCTACTACCAGCCCCCGAGCGGGGAGAGCTGGGCCGACGTCGCGCTGCGGGTGCGCAGCTTCCTGCACGACCTGCGCGAGGGGCACGACGGGGCCCGGATCTGGCTGTTCAGCCACCAGGCGGTGATCATGACGTTCCGCTACGTGCTCGAGGACGTGGCCGAGGCAGACCTGCTCGCGGTGGACCGCCGGGTGCAGATCCCGAACGCCTCGCTGACCTCCTACCGCCGGGCCGGCGACGTCTTCGAGCTGGTGGAGTTCGCCGACACCTCCGCCGTGGACGCCGACCGGGCCCAGGTGACGCGCGAGCCCTCGCACGGGGAGCGCGACGATGCCGCGACCTGAGCCCCAGGTCCTCACCCGCGAGCTCCTGCGCCGGCACCGGCTGCCTCGACCGGGGGAGGACAAGAGCGCCCGCGGTGCGGTGCTCGTCCTCGGCGGCGCCCAGGACACCCCGGGTGCGGTGCTGCTGGCCGGTGAGGCGGCGCTGCGGGCGGGCGCCGGGAAGCTGATGATCGGCACGACCGCGAGCACCGCCGCGGCGCTGGCGGTCGCGGTCCCGGAAGCGGCCGTGCGGGGGCTGCCGGAGCAGGAGGGCCAGATCGCGCCCGACGCCGCGGAGCTCCTGGACGGACCGCTGACCAGCTGCGACGCGGTGCTGCTCGGCAGCGGGCTCGGCGACGTCGAGTCCGCGGTGGCGCTGTTGGCACGCGTCGTCCCTCGGGTCGAGTGTGCGGTGGTGGTCGACGCCCTCGGCTCGGCCTTCCTGACCGAGCACCCCGACGGGTTGCGCCACCTGGGTGGCCGGGCCGTGCTCTCGGTGAACCCCACCGAGCTGGCCCGCACCGCCCGGGTGACCGACGAGCAGGTGGACGACGATCCGGTCGGGGTGGCGCGCGAGGTGGCGCGGCGCTCTCAGGTGGTGGTGCTCTGCGGCGGCTCGGAGAAGCACGTCGTCACCCCGGACGGCGAGGCGTGGGTGGTCGCCGGCGGAGGTCCGGGGCTGGGCGTCTCCGGCTCCGGGGACGTGCAGGCAGGCCTGATCTGTGGGCTGCTCGCCCGCGGAGCGGAGCCGTTGTGGGCGGCGCTGTGGGGAGCTCACCTGCACGCGCGGGCAGGAGAGCGCCTCGCGACGGCCGTGGGCACCGTAGGCTTCCTCGCGCGTGAGCTGCCCGGCCAGGTCCCGGGGGTGCTCGCGGACCTGTCGTGAGGGAGGAGGGGGCGTGACGGAGCAGCACCTCGGC
The window above is part of the Nocardioides campestrisoli genome. Proteins encoded here:
- a CDS encoding histidine phosphatase family protein encodes the protein MRPRWNSGPAGLVLVRHGESEGNLADQRARKAGAERLELDIRDADVELSATGRDQATALNRWLREQADDERPTLAVSSPYARAAETARVALEGHDVPLLLDERLRERDLGVLDGMTGKGIRARHPEESARRDKLGKFYYQPPSGESWADVALRVRSFLHDLREGHDGARIWLFSHQAVIMTFRYVLEDVAEADLLAVDRRVQIPNASLTSYRRAGDVFELVEFADTSAVDADRAQVTREPSHGERDDAAT
- a CDS encoding NAD(P)H-hydrate dehydratase, translated to MPRPEPQVLTRELLRRHRLPRPGEDKSARGAVLVLGGAQDTPGAVLLAGEAALRAGAGKLMIGTTASTAAALAVAVPEAAVRGLPEQEGQIAPDAAELLDGPLTSCDAVLLGSGLGDVESAVALLARVVPRVECAVVVDALGSAFLTEHPDGLRHLGGRAVLSVNPTELARTARVTDEQVDDDPVGVAREVARRSQVVVLCGGSEKHVVTPDGEAWVVAGGGPGLGVSGSGDVQAGLICGLLARGAEPLWAALWGAHLHARAGERLATAVGTVGFLARELPGQVPGVLADLS